The Leptolyngbya sp. FACHB-261 genomic interval CGTCTAGACGCACACCATGTGGACAGTTGAGAACATTAGGGCTACTGCCAAAGGTGGTATTCCAGGCAGCATTCGGAAACGGTTTGTACTGATTGCGTCCTGTAATTTCAATTAATGCGGGTTGCTCACGAGTGCTCCGAACGACGGTGGCAAACACTCGACCATCCCGGCTGACTGCGTGATTCCAGGGGCGCAACGGCAGTTCGGCAACAACCTCCAGGGTTCCCGGTTTGGGTTGAGTACTCGTCTCGGACTGAGCCAGTCCAGTTCGAGTTGGCACGTTTGCACTGACATGTTGAACGGCTGCGAGAAGGACGATCGCACTTACAAGAACAATATTGCGTTTGTTGCATCGAACATTATTCACAGCCACACTCCTAATTCGTAGTCGCTTTGCTTTTCATCGGTCCTGAAAACTCGATCGCGTTGTCGTTATTATCCAACACAAATGCAAGGCGGCGACCAATGGGTTGATAATCATAAGCTTCAGCAAAGATTGGTACACCGCGTCGGTTCAGTTCTGCTAAAATTGCATCGACGTCATCAGTACGAAAACAAAGATGGCGATAGCCTTGAAACTGAGTATGTGCAGCGATATCAGCGGGGTCAGCGATCGCTTGTTGCGGTTCTCCACCACCGAGGATTTCTAAGCGAAAGCCATTGAGTTCCAGGTAAGCCAAATCCACACCGGGAAGTGAAGGTTCTTTCCACCGAATCACTTCCTTAAAGCCAAATTTGTCTTTATACCACTGCATCGTTTCCTCAAAATTGGGAACTCGCAGCATGATGTGATCGGCTTGGATTGAGTTGAGAGATGACTGCGACTGAGTTTGGGCAAGCAGAGGAGTTGGAACGAAGTTGGCGACCGTTAAACCGGTCGTTGCAACGATGCCAAGCACAAATGCAGCTATGATTTTCAGCGATATTTTTCTTATCATGCTCATGTGTTTATCCTTTTATTTCAGATTGACTCTGACTTTATTTTGTTCAGTGTCTCAATTTCATCATCAGTCAGTTGAATTGAAGCAACTTCTACGTTCTCTTCTAAATGCGCGATCGTGGTTGTGCCGGGAATCAAAAGGATGTTTGGTGCACGGTGGAGTAACCATGACAACGCGATTTGATTGGGTTTTACCTGATGACGATCGGCAATCTCCGCTAATGCTCCTTCTGCACTGGCAAGTGGCGCACCTCGCTTAAGGGGATGGGCACCCAAAGAACCGTAGGGAACAAAGGCAATATCATGTTTCGTACAGTAATTGAGCAAGTCTTCCTCAATTCGTTCGGTAATGCTGAAGCGATTTTGTATCGAGGCGATCGGCACAATTTGACGCGCTTCTTCCAGTTGGGCGATCGATACATTTGACAATCCAATGTGGCGAATTTTGCCTTCCTGCTGCAACGTTGCCAACATCCCAACGGATTCCGTAAACGGCACATTGGGATCAGGGCGGTGCAGTTGGTAGAGGGCAATTTGCTCTAGCTTGAGTCGTTGTAAACTGGCTTCACAACCGCGTCTGAGGTTCTCAGGACGGGCATTGGCTTGAATGCGATCGGGGGCAGGTTTGTCAATTCCACCTTTGGTGGCGATCACGAGGTTGTCCGGATACGGATGAAGTGCCGCTGCGATCAATTCTTCATTGAATCCGGGTCCGTATGCCTCTGCGGTATCAATAAAGTTAATGCCTAATTCAACCGCACGATGTAAAAGTTTTTGTCCTTCTTCCCAGTCTGAGTAAGGACCAAAGTTACCAGGCTGTCCTGTCAAACGCATCGCACCATATCCAATCCGGTTGACGAGTAATTCATTGGCGATCGCAAACGAAGAAGCAGGGTATGCAGATATATGATTCATATTGATATTGATTCAGAATTTGAGGAATGACGAGACAGATGAGCAGAAAAGTAAAGTAAGCCAAGCGCCAGCAGAGCAATGACTCCAGCCACCCAACCAGTCGCAGTTAAGCCACCAAGACGAAGCACTTGCCCCCCAACGACAGCCCCTAAACCAATGCCTACATTGCAAATCGACACATTCAAAGCTGCGGCTAGTTCTGGTGCTTGAGGTGCCAGACCAATGACGCGATACTGGTTCACAATAAATGAGGCA includes:
- a CDS encoding VOC family protein; translated protein: MSMIRKISLKIIAAFVLGIVATTGLTVANFVPTPLLAQTQSQSSLNSIQADHIMLRVPNFEETMQWYKDKFGFKEVIRWKEPSLPGVDLAYLELNGFRLEILGGGEPQQAIADPADIAAHTQFQGYRHLCFRTDDVDAILAELNRRGVPIFAEAYDYQPIGRRLAFVLDNNDNAIEFSGPMKSKATTN
- a CDS encoding aldo/keto reductase, with protein sequence MNHISAYPASSFAIANELLVNRIGYGAMRLTGQPGNFGPYSDWEEGQKLLHRAVELGINFIDTAEAYGPGFNEELIAAALHPYPDNLVIATKGGIDKPAPDRIQANARPENLRRGCEASLQRLKLEQIALYQLHRPDPNVPFTESVGMLATLQQEGKIRHIGLSNVSIAQLEEARQIVPIASIQNRFSITERIEEDLLNYCTKHDIAFVPYGSLGAHPLKRGAPLASAEGALAEIADRHQVKPNQIALSWLLHRAPNILLIPGTTTIAHLEENVEVASIQLTDDEIETLNKIKSESI